A window of Acidobacteriota bacterium contains these coding sequences:
- a CDS encoding AbrB/MazE/SpoVT family DNA-binding domain-containing protein, which translates to MTKAVTLRQVGGSVSATLPKDMADRLHLEPGDSVLAIETDRGVLLTPYDPATERALEAAARVAKKYRNVLRQLAK; encoded by the coding sequence ATGACCAAGGCCGTCACACTGCGTCAGGTCGGGGGCTCGGTCAGTGCCACCCTGCCGAAGGACATGGCCGACCGGCTGCATCTGGAGCCTGGCGATTCCGTCCTGGCAATCGAGACCGACCGAGGCGTGTTGCTCACGCCGTACGACCCAGCCACCGAACGGGCTCTCGAGGCCGCGGCCCGAGTCGCAAAGAAGTACCGCAACGTTCTCCGGCAGTTGGCCAAGTAG
- a CDS encoding DUF433 domain-containing protein: MNLLDRISVNPAVRFGKPCVRGTRITVGDVLGYLAGGMTEDQLLSEFPQLTQEDIRACLAYAAERERRTLGIPAA; encoded by the coding sequence ATGAACCTCCTTGATCGCATCAGCGTGAATCCCGCCGTCAGGTTCGGGAAGCCCTGCGTGCGAGGGACCCGGATCACGGTGGGTGACGTTCTCGGGTACCTGGCCGGGGGTATGACGGAGGACCAACTCCTATCCGAGTTCCCGCAGTTAACGCAGGAAGACATTCGGGCGTGCTTGGCCTACGCGGCCGAGCGGGAACGTCGAACCCTCGGGATTCCTGCGGCCTGA
- a CDS encoding M14 family metallopeptidase: MNTHVKLIATAGLLVAVAVCTSSGVSGQAKPAQTPKPTAATQAPRTWADNPTSERAYKVKLDFNRWHDVAELQADLQTLEKAYPKFLKYITLGKSYDGRDLAAMIVNNPDTGPDTSKPAMYIEANIHGNEIQGGEICIYTIWYLMENYGKIDKITKLVNERVFYIVPTVNPDGRDYFMHGPGGNARSGHRPVDDDNDYQFDEDGPEDLNGNGVIEQIRKYVPGEGTHRKSATDPRMMEPVGPGEKGDYILLGQEGIDHDGDGRVGEDGPGSYDPNRNFPADWQPNYIQSGAMDYPFELPEAKAVNDFLLAHPNVAGLQTYHNNGGMILRSPGAEQTGEYPASDVRAYDDIGRMGERMLPFYRYLVIWSGLYTVHGGTTDWSNDTLGILSFSNELWNNGQYFTSPDLKEQQKDPNSPIAPRVANNFFNDYLEFGDELMDWKEFNHPQFGKVEIGGVMKKTFGRVPPRFMNEELCHRNMAFTLYQAEELPQMKMGDAKVEKLADGVFKVWLDIQNDGTAPTIMAKAAANNVVRPDLLTVDGKGVEVVSASWLPTKWRPAVAQMIDQKDLKRIIVRSGHPGRTTKTIQYFVKGTGSLSVKYDSVKGGTVQKTIVLQ; encoded by the coding sequence GTGAATACGCATGTGAAGCTCATCGCGACCGCTGGTCTGCTGGTAGCAGTGGCGGTCTGCACCTCATCAGGCGTCTCGGGTCAGGCCAAGCCGGCCCAGACGCCCAAACCCACGGCGGCCACCCAGGCGCCCAGGACGTGGGCGGACAACCCGACCTCCGAGCGCGCCTACAAGGTGAAGCTCGACTTCAACCGCTGGCATGACGTCGCGGAACTCCAGGCCGACCTGCAAACGCTTGAAAAGGCGTATCCAAAGTTTCTGAAGTACATCACGCTCGGCAAAAGCTACGACGGACGCGATCTGGCCGCCATGATCGTCAACAATCCCGACACCGGTCCGGACACGTCGAAGCCGGCGATGTACATCGAGGCCAACATCCACGGGAACGAGATCCAGGGCGGAGAGATCTGCATCTACACGATCTGGTACCTGATGGAGAACTACGGCAAGATCGACAAGATCACCAAGCTCGTCAATGAGCGGGTGTTCTACATCGTGCCGACCGTCAACCCGGACGGCCGCGACTACTTCATGCACGGCCCCGGCGGCAACGCGCGCTCAGGCCACAGGCCGGTCGACGATGACAACGATTATCAGTTCGATGAGGACGGCCCCGAGGATCTGAACGGGAACGGCGTCATCGAGCAGATCCGCAAGTACGTTCCTGGTGAGGGCACGCATAGGAAGAGCGCCACCGATCCGCGGATGATGGAGCCGGTGGGCCCGGGCGAAAAGGGCGACTACATCCTGCTCGGCCAGGAAGGCATCGACCACGACGGTGACGGCCGCGTGGGCGAAGATGGCCCCGGCAGCTACGATCCGAATCGCAATTTCCCGGCCGACTGGCAGCCGAACTACATTCAGAGCGGCGCGATGGACTACCCGTTCGAGCTGCCCGAAGCGAAAGCCGTGAACGATTTCCTGCTGGCCCATCCGAACGTGGCCGGGCTGCAGACCTACCATAACAACGGCGGCATGATTCTGCGCAGCCCCGGCGCCGAACAGACCGGTGAGTATCCGGCGTCGGATGTCCGCGCTTATGACGACATCGGGCGGATGGGTGAGCGTATGCTGCCCTTCTACCGCTACCTCGTGATCTGGAGCGGTCTCTACACCGTGCACGGCGGCACGACCGACTGGAGCAACGACACGCTGGGCATCCTCTCCTTCTCGAACGAGCTCTGGAACAACGGCCAGTACTTCACCAGCCCGGACCTGAAGGAACAGCAGAAGGATCCCAACAGCCCGATTGCCCCGCGCGTCGCCAACAATTTCTTCAACGACTATCTCGAGTTTGGCGACGAACTAATGGACTGGAAGGAGTTCAACCACCCACAGTTCGGCAAGGTCGAGATCGGCGGCGTCATGAAGAAGACGTTCGGCCGCGTGCCACCGCGATTCATGAACGAAGAGTTGTGCCACCGCAACATGGCGTTCACGCTCTACCAGGCGGAGGAATTGCCCCAGATGAAGATGGGCGACGCCAAGGTGGAGAAGCTCGCCGATGGCGTGTTCAAGGTGTGGCTCGATATTCAGAATGACGGCACTGCCCCGACCATCATGGCGAAGGCGGCGGCCAACAACGTGGTGCGCCCGGACCTGCTCACCGTTGATGGGAAAGGCGTCGAGGTTGTCTCCGCGAGCTGGCTACCGACGAAATGGCGGCCTGCGGTCGCGCAGATGATCGATCAGAAGGATCTGAAGCGGATTATCGTCCGCAGCGGCCACCCGGGCCGGACGACGAAGACCATCCAGTATTTCGTCAAGGGTACGGGCAGCCTCTCGGTGAAGTACGACAGCGTCAAGGGCGGCACGGTGCAGAAGACCATCGTGTTGCAGTAG
- a CDS encoding type II toxin-antitoxin system HicB family antitoxin, whose protein sequence is MKYKVALRKSKEGYSVSCPGLPGCWSQGKTEREALENIQSAIREYLEAVVIISRHSKIREVEVAV, encoded by the coding sequence ATGAAATACAAAGTCGCACTGAGGAAATCAAAGGAAGGCTACAGCGTTTCGTGTCCCGGCCTTCCGGGTTGCTGGTCGCAGGGCAAGACCGAGCGAGAGGCACTCGAGAACATCCAATCCGCCATTCGGGAGTACCTTGAAGCGGTCGTAATAATATCAAGACACTCCAAGATTCGGGAAGTGGAAGTAGCGGTGTAG
- a CDS encoding cupin domain-containing protein: protein MDKVNLAEKLSLFGDFWSPKAVGVVNNFQVKLVKLKGEFVWHSHEVEDELFLTLSGTLRMQFRDREVLVEPGEFIIVPHQTDHRPVADDEVHVLLLEPKSTVNTGTTGGERTREVEWI from the coding sequence ATGGACAAGGTGAACCTGGCGGAGAAGCTGAGCCTGTTCGGCGACTTCTGGAGTCCCAAGGCCGTCGGAGTGGTCAACAACTTCCAGGTCAAGCTGGTCAAGCTCAAGGGCGAGTTCGTCTGGCACTCGCACGAGGTGGAGGACGAGCTATTCCTGACTCTCAGCGGCACACTGCGCATGCAGTTCCGAGACCGAGAGGTTCTCGTCGAGCCTGGGGAGTTCATCATCGTCCCCCACCAGACGGATCATCGTCCTGTTGCAGACGACGAGGTACACGTCCTTCTGCTTGAGCCGAAGTCGACGGTGAATACTGGCACGACTGGTGGCGAGCGGACGCGCGAGGTGGAGTGGATCTAG
- a CDS encoding type II toxin-antitoxin system HicA family toxin — MPKLPGVNHLRAVRAFEKSGFTIATQGKHIVMTDGTRIITIPRNNPVNEYTMGGIVRDAGLTIEQFKKLL, encoded by the coding sequence GTGCCAAAGCTACCCGGTGTCAATCATCTTCGAGCGGTTCGAGCTTTCGAGAAAAGCGGTTTCACGATTGCCACTCAGGGCAAACACATCGTGATGACTGACGGCACTCGAATCATCACGATACCTCGCAATAATCCAGTCAACGAATACACGATGGGCGGCATTGTTCGAGACGCCGGCCTGACAATCGAACAGTTCAAAAAGTTGCTCTGA
- a CDS encoding aldo/keto reductase yields MSRRDFFRASTAVAAAAALPVGHEAAEAQQVKGPAVRRFRTLGKTGWKVGDISAGSGQQDPGVINHAFECGINLIDTGAQYGGHEEIVGKALPKWRDKVFVLDKWDPPLVTATVTKGELLDALDVSLKKLNTTYIDCMMIHSIGHPRYGGLERIQNPAIYEAWDEAKRLKKIRFTGASSHGVRMVEEIGWGLDNNRFDVILIGANFLTKGIEPLLKKARAKGVGTIAMKTMTVIQSGLNIRALQNQQTNARQACLKWVLASDLFDTLVVRMPTYDQVTEYLAVSGTTSLRAQDQKYLDIVSAAVGSRYCRPGCGACHDACPRSVPVADILRYKMYFENYGDQKFAMQRYGMVPAAARPSACAGCSAPCEKACPYGLRVRDRLAEADRQLRFA; encoded by the coding sequence TTGAGCAGGCGCGATTTCTTCCGCGCGTCCACGGCGGTGGCCGCGGCCGCCGCTCTCCCGGTTGGCCACGAGGCAGCAGAGGCCCAACAGGTGAAGGGTCCCGCCGTTCGCCGATTCAGGACATTGGGCAAAACGGGATGGAAAGTCGGCGACATCTCCGCCGGGTCGGGCCAGCAGGATCCGGGCGTGATCAATCACGCCTTTGAGTGCGGCATCAATCTCATCGATACCGGAGCCCAGTATGGCGGACACGAGGAGATTGTCGGCAAGGCACTCCCGAAATGGCGCGACAAGGTCTTTGTCCTCGACAAGTGGGATCCGCCGCTGGTGACGGCGACGGTCACGAAAGGGGAACTGCTCGACGCCCTCGATGTCTCGCTCAAGAAGCTGAACACCACGTACATCGATTGCATGATGATCCACTCGATCGGCCATCCCCGCTATGGCGGCCTCGAGCGGATCCAGAATCCGGCGATCTACGAGGCGTGGGACGAGGCCAAACGGTTGAAGAAGATCAGGTTCACCGGGGCGTCCAGCCACGGTGTCCGCATGGTCGAGGAGATCGGATGGGGGCTCGACAACAACCGGTTCGACGTCATCCTGATCGGGGCCAACTTCCTGACGAAAGGGATTGAGCCGCTGCTCAAGAAGGCGCGTGCCAAGGGCGTCGGCACCATCGCGATGAAGACGATGACCGTCATTCAGTCGGGCCTGAACATTCGTGCGCTGCAGAATCAGCAGACCAACGCCCGCCAGGCCTGTCTCAAGTGGGTGCTGGCGTCGGATCTGTTCGATACGCTGGTGGTGCGGATGCCCACCTACGACCAGGTCACCGAGTACCTGGCGGTCTCCGGCACGACGTCGCTCCGTGCCCAGGACCAGAAGTACCTGGACATCGTCTCGGCGGCAGTCGGTTCGCGCTACTGCCGTCCCGGATGTGGGGCCTGCCACGACGCGTGTCCCCGGAGCGTCCCGGTGGCCGACATCCTCCGCTACAAGATGTACTTCGAGAACTACGGCGATCAGAAGTTCGCGATGCAGCGCTACGGCATGGTGCCGGCGGCGGCGCGGCCGTCCGCCTGCGCGGGGTGTTCGGCGCCCTGTGAGAAGGCTTGTCCGTACGGTCTTCGCGTACGTGATCGGCTGGCCGAGGCGGATCGCCAGTTGCGGTTTGCGTAG
- a CDS encoding type II toxin-antitoxin system death-on-curing family toxin: MVSRPTEPTWLTRVVVDAIHTDQMREHGGLLGLRDENGLESALARPHHKWLYKPTTDLAALGAAYAFGLARNHPYNDGNKRVALVAMLTFLVINGQDIDADEDDVLTTMLDLAAGRLTEPEVAAWLRPRIVPMK, translated from the coding sequence ATGGTATCGCGCCCGACCGAGCCCACGTGGCTGACGCGCGTGGTCGTCGATGCTATCCATACCGACCAGATGCGCGAACACGGCGGTCTTCTCGGACTTCGCGACGAAAACGGTCTTGAGTCGGCTCTGGCTCGCCCTCACCACAAGTGGCTCTACAAGCCAACGACCGATCTGGCGGCGCTCGGTGCCGCCTACGCATTCGGCCTCGCCCGAAACCACCCGTACAACGACGGGAACAAACGCGTCGCGCTCGTGGCCATGCTGACGTTCTTGGTGATCAACGGTCAAGACATTGACGCCGACGAGGATGATGTTCTGACCACCATGCTCGATCTTGCTGCCGGCCGACTCACGGAGCCGGAGGTTGCCGCCTGGCTTCGCCCCCGAATAGTCCCGATGAAGTAG
- a CDS encoding DNA methyltransferase has protein sequence MTPKDVSSHIAQDLEAFLPTEIGRLENDKTGIPRIARDPKLTRLIHARLRDIPTHHALYCHDSRFLDFLPDESVHLVVTSPPYWTLKEYRDSEGQLGHVEDYEEFLVELGKVWRHCFRVLVPGGRLIVVVGDVCLSRKNNGGRHMVVPLHASIQEQCRAIGFDNLAPIIWHKISNAAYEVEGGGGFLGKPYEPNAVIKNDIEFILMQRKAGGYRTPSLAARILSVISAEDHRVWFQQIWSGLTGASTKDHPAPYPVELAERLIRMFSFVGDTVLDPFGGTGSTTLAASRFGRNSVSVELDTEYFKLLKSRLAEAQSNFFSRACFSFHPASASESARNDPGQSRKQKETARPAGPRPSTGAPAVSRSVRRRSGISER, from the coding sequence ATGACGCCCAAAGACGTGTCGTCTCACATCGCCCAGGATCTCGAGGCGTTTCTTCCGACGGAGATCGGCCGGCTGGAGAACGACAAGACCGGTATTCCCAGGATAGCCCGAGATCCCAAACTCACCAGGCTGATCCACGCTAGGTTGCGTGATATTCCCACTCACCACGCTTTGTACTGTCACGATTCGCGGTTCTTGGACTTCTTGCCCGATGAGAGCGTTCATCTCGTCGTCACGTCACCACCATACTGGACCCTCAAGGAATACCGCGATAGCGAGGGTCAACTCGGCCACGTCGAAGACTACGAGGAGTTTCTCGTAGAACTAGGCAAGGTCTGGCGACACTGTTTCCGAGTACTCGTGCCTGGTGGGCGTCTCATCGTCGTCGTTGGCGATGTCTGTCTCTCCCGCAAGAATAATGGCGGACGCCACATGGTCGTCCCCTTGCACGCTTCCATCCAGGAACAGTGTAGGGCGATTGGTTTTGACAATCTGGCGCCGATTATCTGGCACAAGATCTCGAATGCAGCTTATGAAGTCGAGGGTGGGGGAGGGTTCCTCGGCAAGCCCTACGAGCCGAATGCCGTCATCAAGAACGACATCGAATTCATCTTGATGCAACGCAAGGCTGGTGGATACAGAACGCCATCACTCGCCGCACGGATCCTGAGCGTGATCTCGGCAGAAGACCATCGCGTGTGGTTCCAGCAGATCTGGTCCGGACTCACAGGCGCGTCAACCAAGGACCACCCGGCCCCCTATCCAGTCGAGCTCGCAGAACGCCTCATTCGGATGTTCAGTTTCGTCGGGGATACGGTCCTGGATCCATTTGGAGGCACAGGTTCGACAACGCTGGCGGCATCAAGATTTGGACGAAACAGCGTTTCAGTTGAGTTGGACACGGAGTATTTCAAGCTCCTGAAGAGCCGACTCGCAGAAGCGCAGAGCAACTTTTTCTCGCGCGCATGCTTCAGTTTTCATCCAGCGAGTGCCTCTGAGTCCGCCAGAAATGATCCCGGTCAAAGCAGGAAACAGAAAGAGACGGCGAGACCTGCAGGGCCGCGCCCTAGTACCGGCGCGCCGGCAGTGTCGAGAAGCGTTCGTCGTAGAAGCGGCATATCCGAGCGATGA
- a CDS encoding DUF5615 family PIN-like protein yields the protein MHLLFDEQLSEQLCRQLQDIFPESVHVRQLGAGGASDTVVWELAREQGCVLVTKDDDFHRLSVLRGAPPLVVWLRLGNCTTEDVARLFREHRTDIEAFGAQDEATILALG from the coding sequence ATGCACCTGCTGTTCGACGAACAACTCTCCGAGCAACTCTGCCGCCAGCTGCAGGACATCTTTCCCGAATCGGTGCACGTCAGACAATTGGGTGCCGGGGGCGCGTCGGACACTGTGGTCTGGGAACTCGCGCGCGAGCAGGGATGCGTCCTGGTCACGAAGGACGACGACTTCCATCGTCTCAGCGTGCTTCGCGGGGCTCCACCTCTGGTGGTGTGGTTACGCCTTGGCAACTGCACAACGGAAGACGTTGCGCGTCTGTTTCGCGAGCATCGAACGGATATCGAGGCCTTTGGCGCACAGGACGAGGCGACGATTCTGGCGCTGGGGTAG
- a CDS encoding M14 family metallopeptidase, with product MAPTGAADTTKYHTYAELSAALKAAVTAHPNLATLVSIGKSAEGRDIWAIEIANASGTPVDQRPGLLIAANFEGDHVIGSELAVYLADYLLTSYASDAAVKQRLDNHVFYIVPRVNPDGAELMFAPVKTGRRTNGTKFDADNDGRIDEDGPEDLNKDGFITVMRVKDPKGPYMIHPDDARLMKRADPAKGETGGYAIYWEGTDKDRDGFIAEDGPGGTDINRNFMHQYPYFQTDAGRYMVSESETRAMLDYVIKHRNIAAMLTFGENDNLISTRAGAANPINLLDFAERSVADSRRVGIFPEISGGFGRGGRGGGGGMSAGGDEGGPGGRGGQQAAAAGRGGGRGGAVAATTVNPADAEYINAIVSKYREFTGLRSTGYTRAPAGAFYEYGYYQYGVPSFSTPGWGLPGAGRPAGAGAPGGDTGRGGTPPAGMTAGAGAGAGRGRGGAGGGGAMSGGGGSEADFAEGIDLRLLQWMDGEKIDGFVKWTPFKHPTLGEVEIGGFKPYATTNPPVAKIADLGASHAKFVLYLTSIFPKVKIAKAEATALGGGIYRIRADVENTGYLPTAMAQGVVARSVKPIMVQLGVPPESIITGNEKTNHLNALAGSGTRQSYEWVIKGKPAQAVTLKVVSQKSGTDTATITLQ from the coding sequence GTGGCCCCGACCGGAGCGGCCGACACCACGAAGTACCACACCTATGCGGAACTCTCGGCGGCGCTGAAGGCGGCGGTCACGGCGCATCCGAATCTGGCCACGCTCGTGTCGATTGGCAAGTCGGCCGAAGGACGCGACATCTGGGCGATCGAGATCGCCAACGCGTCGGGCACGCCCGTCGACCAACGACCGGGGCTGCTCATCGCGGCCAACTTCGAAGGCGATCACGTGATCGGCAGCGAGCTGGCCGTCTACCTGGCCGACTACCTGCTCACGTCGTACGCCAGTGATGCCGCGGTCAAACAGCGACTCGACAACCACGTCTTCTACATCGTGCCGCGCGTCAATCCCGATGGCGCCGAGTTGATGTTCGCGCCGGTCAAGACCGGCCGCCGAACCAACGGCACGAAGTTCGACGCTGACAATGATGGCCGCATCGACGAGGACGGTCCTGAGGATCTCAACAAGGATGGTTTCATCACCGTGATGCGCGTGAAGGACCCGAAGGGTCCCTACATGATTCATCCCGACGATGCGCGGCTGATGAAACGCGCGGATCCGGCCAAGGGGGAAACCGGCGGGTACGCGATCTACTGGGAAGGCACCGACAAGGACCGTGACGGCTTCATTGCCGAAGACGGCCCTGGCGGCACCGACATCAATCGTAACTTCATGCACCAGTACCCGTACTTTCAGACCGACGCGGGCCGGTACATGGTGAGCGAATCCGAAACGCGCGCGATGCTCGACTACGTAATCAAGCACCGCAACATTGCGGCGATGCTCACCTTTGGCGAGAACGACAATCTGATCTCCACGCGCGCCGGGGCGGCCAACCCGATCAATCTGCTCGACTTCGCCGAGCGCAGCGTGGCGGATTCGCGTCGAGTCGGCATCTTCCCGGAGATCTCGGGCGGATTCGGGCGCGGCGGGCGCGGTGGCGGCGGCGGCATGTCCGCGGGCGGCGACGAGGGCGGGCCCGGCGGCCGTGGCGGACAACAGGCCGCAGCAGCGGGTCGAGGCGGCGGGCGCGGCGGCGCGGTGGCGGCCACGACGGTGAATCCTGCCGATGCCGAGTACATCAATGCCATCGTCAGCAAGTACCGCGAGTTCACCGGTCTGCGCAGTACGGGCTACACGCGCGCACCGGCCGGCGCCTTCTACGAATACGGCTACTACCAGTACGGCGTCCCGTCGTTTTCGACGCCGGGATGGGGATTGCCGGGAGCGGGTCGGCCGGCTGGCGCGGGAGCGCCGGGCGGTGACACGGGACGCGGGGGCACTCCGCCGGCTGGCATGACGGCCGGAGCGGGAGCAGGTGCCGGCCGCGGCCGCGGTGGTGCTGGCGGAGGCGGAGCGATGTCCGGCGGCGGCGGCAGCGAAGCCGACTTTGCCGAAGGGATCGACCTGCGTCTGCTCCAGTGGATGGACGGCGAGAAGATCGACGGGTTCGTCAAATGGACGCCCTTCAAACACCCGACGCTTGGTGAAGTGGAAATCGGAGGCTTCAAGCCGTACGCCACCACCAACCCGCCGGTCGCGAAGATCGCGGATCTTGGGGCGAGCCACGCGAAGTTCGTCCTCTATCTCACGTCGATCTTTCCGAAGGTGAAGATTGCGAAGGCCGAAGCCACCGCGCTTGGTGGCGGGATCTACCGTATCCGGGCCGACGTGGAGAACACGGGCTATCTGCCGACGGCGATGGCGCAGGGCGTCGTGGCCCGATCGGTCAAGCCCATCATGGTCCAGCTTGGCGTCCCCCCCGAATCGATCATCACGGGCAATGAGAAGACGAACCACCTCAACGCCCTGGCGGGATCGGGCACCCGCCAGTCCTACGAATGGGTCATCAAGGGCAAGCCGGCACAAGCCGTCACATTGAAAGTCGTGTCGCAGAAAAGCGGTACCGACACCGCCACCATCACCCTCCAGTAG